GGCCGCCTCCAGGCGGGGGATTTCGGCCGAAACCATTTCCAGGAACTCGGGATCGTCGGCGCCTTCCTCCAGGATCGCCCGGCTGTCGGCCAGGTCCCGGCGGGCCTTGGCGTGCTCCCGTTCCGCTTCCAGGAGCTTTTCCAACCGGGAAAGCTCCCGGCCCAGGTCCCGGCAGGAATTCTGGTTGCGGACGACGGCGGGGTCGGAGAGCAGCTTTCGGACTTCCTCCAGGCGTTCCCGGGCCTCGCGGAGGCGGCGTTCGGCCGCGGCCAGGAAATCTCCCCCTTCTTCGGCGCGGGCTCGGCTGGCGTCAAGCGGCGTCATGGGGCGGATGCAAGGAATGACAGCGCCGGCGGCTGAGAGCGTCGGTCAGCGCAGCCCGTACTTTTTCTTGAATTTTTCGACCCGGCCTTCGGTATCGACGTAACGCTGTTTGCCGGTGAAAAACGGATGGCACTGCGAACATACCCCGACCTTGATGTTGGGCTTGGTCGAACGGGTATGGATGGTGTTGCCGCAGGCGCAGACGATCGTCGTTTCTTCGTATTCCGGGTGTATCCCTTTTTTCATCCCGTACCTCTCCCTGGTTCTCGTATCCATGCCGGGGCAGAAGTCTATCCCCCGGAGGCGTTTTTGCAAGAGTTTTCCGCCGCTCAGGTTTTGAGCGACATCAGGAATTCGGCGTTGGTCCCGGTTTTTTTCAGTTTCTCGATGAGAAGCTCCATGGCCTCGGTGGGAGTCTTCATTCCGCTCAAGGCCTTGCGCAGAATCCAGACCCGCTTGAGTTCGTCGGGGTGAAGGAGCAGTTCCTCCTTCCTCGTCCCCGACTTTTCGAGGTTGATGGCGGGGAAGATCCGGCGGTCCGAGAGGCGCCGGTCCAGGTTCAGCTCCATGTTCCCGGTGCCCTTGAACTCCTCGAAGATGACATCGTCCATCTTCGATCCGGTCTCGATCAGAGCCGTGGCCAGGATGGTGAGGCTCCCCCCGCCCTCGAGGTTGCGGGCGGCGCCGAAGAACTTCTTGGGCTTGGTCAGGGCGGTCGCTTCCAAACCGCCCGAAAGAACCTTGCCGCTGTGGGGTTGCAGCGTGTTGTAGGCCCGGGCGAGACGGGTGATGCTGTCCAGGAGGATCACCACGTCGTGGCCGTGTTCCACCAGCCGCTTGGCCTTGTCGATGACGATTTCAGCCACCCGGACATGCCGGTCCGGGGTTTCGTCGAAGGTGGAGCTGACCACCTCCGCCGCCTTGACGCTCCGTTCGAAGTCCGTCACTTCCTCCGGGCGCTCGTCGATGAGGAGAACGATCATCTTGACCTCGGGGTTGTTGGCCAAGATGGAGTTGGCGAGACTCTTGAGGAGCATGGTCTTCCCGGTCCGGGGAGCGGCCACGATCAAACCGCGCTGGCCCTTCCCCACGGGAGTGAGGATATCCATGACCCGCATGGAGATGTCGCTCCCGTCGCCCTCGAGGTTGAACCGTTCGTCCGGGTAGAGCGGGGTGAGGTTGTCGAAAGCGGTCTTGTTCTTGGATATTTCCGGCGCCTCGTAGTTGATCGCTTCCACCCGCAGGAGGGCGAAGTACCGCTCGCGCTCCCGGGGCTGACGGATCTGCCCGGAGACGGTATCGCCGTTGCGCAGATCGAACT
The nucleotide sequence above comes from bacterium. Encoded proteins:
- the rpmE gene encoding 50S ribosomal protein L31, encoding MKKGIHPEYEETTIVCACGNTIHTRSTKPNIKVGVCSQCHPFFTGKQRYVDTEGRVEKFKKKYGLR
- the rho gene encoding transcription termination factor Rho, with protein sequence MNEEIRPEREERFEAPADEAVPPIDDDNGDSGEFAPEDDGAYPEEPQPGNEEAPSGSSRGGGRPAGRRPRRGRSRPGSEPAPPPGESEPADAAPRRSARRGRPRHSDHPQDGGMDIVQLQQMTVPDLMAMARTFGITTRGLKKPQMIFEILRTQAEQNGLMFGEGVLEILPDGYGFLRSPLYNYMACSEDIYVSPSQIRKFDLRNGDTVSGQIRQPRERERYFALLRVEAINYEAPEISKNKTAFDNLTPLYPDERFNLEGDGSDISMRVMDILTPVGKGQRGLIVAAPRTGKTMLLKSLANSILANNPEVKMIVLLIDERPEEVTDFERSVKAAEVVSSTFDETPDRHVRVAEIVIDKAKRLVEHGHDVVILLDSITRLARAYNTLQPHSGKVLSGGLEATALTKPKKFFGAARNLEGGGSLTILATALIETGSKMDDVIFEEFKGTGNMELNLDRRLSDRRIFPAINLEKSGTRKEELLLHPDELKRVWILRKALSGMKTPTEAMELLIEKLKKTGTNAEFLMSLKT